The Meriones unguiculatus strain TT.TT164.6M chromosome 16, Bangor_MerUng_6.1, whole genome shotgun sequence genomic sequence GCGTCCAGTCCCTGGCTCCGCGCTGCGGCTCAGCCCCACCTGGCCCCGGCTGGACCTGTGGTGAAGGTGATGCTCGCTGGGGAGGTGAAGTTAGGACCCCGGAGGCCACGCACGGTGGCTGTGTAGTTGGTGTCGAGGGCCAGGTCCGTCAGAGGGTAGTCCACAGCGCTGCCAGGTGCGGAGGCCTgcaggggtggggctgggagggcgGTGGGCGTCAGCTCCTACCCATCCGTGCTGTCGCCTGCTCCCCACCACAGCCCATCTCAGACAAGTCGGGGGGCGCCATCACTCTCACCCCCAGGGGATGCGACCTGGACGTTGTACTTGTCCACAGGGTTCTGGGGGGGTTTCCAGTGTAGAAGGGCGGACCCGTCGGTCAAGTTTAACGCACGCAGCTGGGTGGGGCCGTCAGGAACTGGGAGGGAGCAGGGAGCTCAGAGGTGCCTCAATTCCAGGACCTCAACCCCGCTGGCCCCTCGCTCATGGCTCCCCAGGGTCCCcttggcctcccctcccccagcctgctctctctctgcctgtcgcGGTGCCAGCCTGTCTTACCCGTCGTGAGGAAGCCTGTGAGAGGCTCACTCTCCTCAAAGCCGCGGACGGAGACCACCGTCACCTCATAGCGAGTGTCTGGGGTCAGCCCCTGGAGGGTCAGGGTCTGGGTCCGGCCATCCACCAGCACGCTCTGTGGCTCTCCTGGAAACACGGATGGAGCCGGGGTCACCCAGGGGGCCCGGGAGCAGCTGGGGGTGCGCGGGGTTGCGCGGGGGGGAAAGGACGAGGCGGGCAGGGCTGGCACCTCCGTCTGCTAGCTGGTAGGAAACTTTGAAGCTGTCCACCCTGGACGAAGGCGGCACCCACGTGGCTCTGGCCGACGTCTCCCCGATTTCGCTGAATTGCAGGTCTCGGGGGCTCTCCAGAACTGAGGGTGGCACGGGGTGGGTGCAGTGGTGAGGGCACGGACAGGCGGGCTCCTGCCCAAGCGCCTTGGGCCCTCGGGCTCCCCTCGGGTGGGTTCCCGGGGACACGCGGCGCTCACCTTCCGCCCTCTGCTGCCCCACCGCACGCCCTTCGCCGGCTGGTTCCCACCCTGCGAAGCACCCAGGCCCCTGGGGGCCTCACCTGGGCTGAGGGTGCGGGCAGTGCTCTGGATGCTGTCGGCCTTGTGCGGCCCGCGCAGCCCATACAGGGTGAGGCTGTACAGGGTCCCGGAGCGCAGGTCCCGCAGCACCGCCGAGCGCCTGGTCCCCGGCACCATCAGCTCTCGCTGGAGCAGAGGGCGAGGGCGCGGCTCCAGGAGGCTTGGGGAGGGGACCCCAAAGCGCAGCAGGAAGGAGTCAAAGGCCCCAAGCGGGGCTTCCCAGTTTAGCCGCATAGAACTGGTGGTCACATCCGTAACTGATAGGTTGGACAGGCGCGTCCCGGGGTCCCCTGAGGCCTGGCCTGCAGGAGCCGTATCTGTGGGGAGTGGGTAGGACACAATGCCAAGGCCCGGAGCCCATCACCTCTGCCACCCTACCCCGGCCGTTGGTCAGGAAAGTTGGGCTAGTAGCTGAAcagagaatgggggtgggagtgggggcttCAGTGGCCTGACTTGGGAGCAGGGGCAGGGCAGGGTAGGGCGCCTCCTGCCTTCCCTGTGGTGGCCACCTTGTACCCTTCCTAGCCCAGACTAGGATGGTAACGGGCCTGGCCTTACCTGTGGTGCCCTCTGCCGAGACGGGGCCGTAGCGCGTCCCTTCTCGGAGGCCGTACAGGAAGAACTGGTAGGAGGTCTTGGGTTCCAGCCCCGTGATGTGGACCTTATTCTGGTCTCCATCGACAAGCAGGGCCTGGGTCTgcccctctgtgtcctggtacTGGACCACGAAGGAGTCGAAGGGGCCACGGGCCACAGCCCAGGAGAGGCGCAGGGAGTCTGGGGTCGCCTCCGTCACCGCCAGCACTCCCAGGTGGGGTGCTTCAGGGGCCTCAGAGGGGTCTGGGGCTGGTGCCTTCTCTTCTGGGGCTGCATGGGAGAAACCAGGCCTTTGTGGGGCTGCCACGGCCCTGCCCTTTCCATCTTGCCCTTCAGAAGAAGATGGTCATGTGGCTGGCCTGGCAACGCCTCACAGTCCTGGCAGAGCAGCccaagaggaaagggaggggaccGGGGCATCTTCTAGAACCTTCCCGTTCTTGAATTTGTTTTACCCTTCCCCTTGCCTTGGCAGCATGGCCTTCCACCCAGGAGGCCTCTCTGACACTAGCACCAGATCTCCTCCTGCCCGGGAAGCTGCTGTGTCTGTCAGTCCTTCCTCGGCTCCTTGCTTTGTGTGGACCGGGGACTCACTTCCCCTCTCCCAGCCCTCGGCACATCAACTCAGCAGTGGCCTCTCAGGCCTGGCCCTCACCCCACCCTTAGCACCTTTTGAGAGCAGCCGAGGCTGGCACTGGCCGGCGTGTGTGTCTGGAAGGTCACACCAGGCATGTGTCCTTGGCCTCACCGCTCTGGAGTGGGTGTCAGTGGCCTCTGCCCATTGGACTTCCCAGGGGACTTTCCACTTGGGAAAACACCCCTGGGTCCCAGAACGGGAGGCGGGCACTTGTGTGGCGGCTGGGGTCTGCCGTCCAGGCAGGGTAGCAGCACGTGAGGGGGtgagtggggtggggagagagggaaCCCTCATGGCCTCAACacactctttctctgcctctggatGACCCTCCCACCTGCCCACCCCATTCGGTCCTTGGTCCTTTCGTCTTCAGACACCTTGGGCCTGCGGCTGCCACCAGGCGGGACAGCCTCCTCACCTGTCACTCCCAGGGCAGAGACAGGTCCCAGCTGCTTTCCTCCAGTGAACCCGAAGAGCAGGAACTTGTACTTCCTGCCTGGCTGCAGGCCCTCTATGATGGCTTCCTGCTGGTCCGCAGCCACGGACACTGTCTGGAGCTGCCCATCCCTGTCTCTGTACTGGACTAGGAAGGAGTCAAAGGGGCCCTGGGCCACAGTCCAGGAGAGGCGCAGGGCGTCGGAGCGCTCTCCTGACACTTCCAACTCCCCGAGGCGAGGCTGAGGCGGCTTCTCCAGGGGAGCtgaggggagggtgggaaggaTTCAGTTAAGAGTGTCTAGCCCGGGAAAGGACGGGGAAACGCAAGGCCTGCATGGCCTGAAGACCCAGCCAGGTCTTCACAGCCCCACTGTGGGGAAGTGAAGGTGGCAGCTGACAGTGCTGTGTCCCAAGGGGCTTGGGGGAGGGTTAGGGTATCTGAGGGCTCCAGGCCCTAATGTCTGCCTGGGGTGAGTCATGGACCTGGGAGTGAGGTAAGGGTCATCAACTACCACACCCCTTCCTTGGGGCTGAGTcatgggcacaaaaacaccagattTTTCCATCGGCTTTCTGGGGTCAAGCCCTCCCTGTCCACCTCAGGGTTGGGAGGAAGAAGACACTGCTGCTAAGCGAGGAGTGGGCCTGGTCTCAACCAAGGTCAGCCGAGCCCAAGAGCTGCTTTTCCTTGGCAGTAGtcagggagggaaggaaacagTGTGTAtaaaacacctgtaatcccagcactcagaggcaggtggatctctatgagcataaggccagcctggtctacaaagccagtccaggacagtcaaggtcacacagagaaaccctgtctcagaaaacaaaaaacaaaacaaaagctcagGCCATGCCTGGCTCCCAAGCAGGGCTTGCCTTGGCTGTGAGGGCCTTGGCTCTCAGGTCAAGGGAGGGTAAGTCCCTGGAAGGCCCTGGGGACGGAGCTGTGCCAGGGCAGGAGGCAGGGCTCACCTGTGGTGCCCTCCACCAAGGCAGGGCCCAGTCGTTTGCGGCCTGCCTGGCCGAAGAGCAGAAACTTGTATTTTCTGTTGGGCTCCAGGCCTGGGATGGTGACGTCCCGCTGGTCGGCTGCCACGGACACCACCTGGAGCTGCCCTCCCCTGTCCTTGTACTGGACCACGAAGGAGTCGAATTCACCCTCAGGGACCGTCCAGGAGAGTCCCACAGAGTTCTGGGTGGCGCCTGTCACCGTCAGCTCCCCAAGCCGGGGAAGGAGCTTTGTgtctggggaggagaggaggctgcTCAGTGCAGAGCAGAGACGGCTTGAGGGGTGCTGCCGGTCTTGGTGGTCAGCAGTGGGTAATCGGGCAGGGTGAGGGATAAGAGAGCCTCCGGCAGGGGGCAGGGGAAGCACACGAGCCTGCCCTTGCACAGCAAGGATGGCAGCTCGATGGTGGGAGCCAAGGTCTGTATTTGGGTAAACAAAGTGGGTGCCCGAAGGCCAAGGTCAGAACGCAGAGTGCGGGAACCTGAAATTCCAACAGTCGCCACAAGGGGCGGAGGCTGGCTCACCAGTCTTGGCATCGGCAGAGACGGGGCCGTGGCGCTTCCCCTCCCGGAATCCGAACAGCAGAAACTTGTACTTGCGGGCGGGGTCCAGGCCTGAGACGGTGACCTCCCCCAGGTCTCCGCTCACCGGCACGGTCTGAGGCTGCCCCTGGGCATCCCTGTACTGGACCAGGAAGGAGTCGAAGGGGCCCTGGGCCACAGTCCAGGCCAGGCGCGCCGTACTGGAAGTCACCTCCACCACGGCCAGCTCCCCGAGGCGGGGCTCCGCCTGGGGCTCTGTGGTCAGAGAGGCTGCAACAGAGCAGAGGAGGCTGAGGAGTGCAGGCAGAACCCCCGAGCGAGCGGACCAGGCTGTCCAGGCTGCAAACCAGCCTCTTCTCACGGCCTCTTCTAACCCTCCAcccaaccccagccccagccaagGGCAACAGTGACAGGTAGATCACACCTACACCCAGCCACCCCTCCCCACAtcacttctcaacctgtgggtcacgaccctttCAACAAACCTCtacctccaaaaatatttacattatgattaataacagcagcaaaattagcAGGagatggtggcgcacgccttttaatctcagcactcaggaggcagaggcaggcaaaggcctgtgagtttgaggccagcctggtctacagagttagttcaggatagccaaggactacacagagaaaccctgtctcgataaacaaaaaaagaaagagagactacACAGTCCAGTTGGAGGTGGATTCAGACCCAGGTAGCCCAAATCCAAGGCATGTTATGAGTCAGGAAAACCCAGAGGGGCAGCCagggtgggaggaaggagtggGGGACTGAGTGGGGCTGGAGCGGAGGAAGGAGGCTGTGCATGGACAGGCTTCAAGCGCAGCCTGAGGACCGCTGCCCCGATCTCCTCCTCTCTCAGGTGAGGGGGTCAGAAGGGTGTGAAGCTAGAGGTACAGCTTCGAAGAGCAGGAGAGGGCAGGGCAGAGAGGGGCTGGCGAAGATGGGGAGAGCAAACAGAGACCCCAGCCACACTCACCGGTCACTCCCACGGCAGACACGGGGCCCGCGCGCTGACCTCCGAGGAGCCCGTACAGGTTCATCTTGTACTTGCGTCCAGGCTCCAGCTCTGTCACGGTCGTCTCCCTCTCCCGGCCCCCGACACGCACCACCTGGGGCCGCCCATCGCTGTCCTTGTACTGGACAGTGAAGGAGTCAAAGTGTCCCTGGGAGACGGTCCAGGAGAGGCTCAGGGAGCGTGGGGAGGAGCCCGTCACGGTCAGCTCTCCCAGGAGCGGCTCCTCGGGGGGCTCTGGGGCCTCGGTGCTGGGCTCTGTGGGGCTGGGGGCCTCTTCCTCtgcagctggggaggaaaggacgGGTGAGCAGGGCCTGGGAAGGAGGTGACACCGCAGCTGCCAGGGCTCCTGAGCCCAGTTTAGAGACGCTCCCTGAGGACCAGTGGCCCTGTCATCTGACAGCGACCAACAAGCTCCTGTATCCCAGCTGAGGGGACCtggacagcacagcacagcacaggctTCTACAGCCCGGCTAGGCTGCCCAGGAGCACAGGTCAGCCTCAGGGATGGAAACTGGCCATAGCCTTGACCATGGCAGGATGGGGGTACCAACCAACCAGGGCCTGCTCCCCACTCACGTCACCAACGGCTGAGGGCCACCTCTCCTTGAGTTGTCCCGAGTACTACCCTGTCCACTCACCCGTCACCCCGACAGCGGACACGGGGCCCACACGCTGGCCACTGTGGATGCCATACAGGTTCAGCTTGTACTTGTGGTCTGGCTCCAGGCCGGGGATGGTCACCTGGTCCTCGTGCCCTGGCACCCGCACCACCTTGGGCTGCCCGTCCCCGTTCCTGTACTGGATCAGGAAGTGGTCAAACTGTCCCTGGGGGACGGTCCAGGAGAGGCCCAGGGAGTCTGGGGTGGCGCCCGTCACGGTCAGCTCTCCCAGGAGCGGCTCCTCGGGGGGCTCTGGGGCCTCGGTGCTGGGCTCTGTGGGGCTGGGGGGCTCTTCCTCTGCAGCTGGGGAGGAGATGGGCAGGTGAGCAGGGCCTGGGAAGGAGGCCAGGGCTCCTGAGCTCAGTTCAGAGACGCTCCCTGAGGACCAGTGCCGACAGACGGCCACCGTGTCCCAGCTCCTGGGTCAGCTGAGGGGACATCCAGCACAGCACAGGCTTCTATGGCCCTGCTGCCCAGGGAGACTGGCCAGCCCCAGGGGAAGGCGCACAAAGCAAGTGGGCTGAGCAGACCTAGGTACTAACCACACACCCCCACTGACCCCTACGCACCTGCCAACAGAAAGTCTGAGGGTTTACCTTCTGATGTGTCCAACCTGGGGTGTCCCCGCATCCACTCACCCGTCACCCCGACAGCAGACACGGGGCCCACACGCTGGCCACTGTGGATGCCATACAGGTTCAGCTTGTACTTGTGGTCTGGCTCCAGGCCGGGGATGGTCACCTGGTCCTCGTGCCCTGGCACCCGCACCACCTTGGGCTGCCCGTCCCCGTTCCTGTACTGGATCAGGAAGTGGTCAAACTGTCCCTGGGGGACGGTCCAGGAGAGGTCCAGGGAGTCTGGGGTGGCGCCCGTCACGGTCAGCTCTCCCAGGAGCGGCTTCTCTGGAGGAGGCTCAGAGGTCATGGTGGGCGCCTCCTGTGTGGTCACAGCTCCCTGCTCTGGATCtggagacacaaacacacagacacacacacacagagacagacacaacattagctttttttctgtgctcggttcgagtaaaaaaagaaaaagcatttataAAAACAGTCACCACACTTAAGTGTGGTGTGGCTCCCACACTtagcttctctgctcttctcacacTGCCATTCCGAGACCCCACCCAGATGTCCACCAGCACCCGAGACACTTCTCTCTGCAGCACTTGTGTCTTTTGAACATGCTCCATGTAGCCACTGCCCTGGGCCTCCTTGAACGGGCTCTCCTTTCTGTCTGCTCTCTCTGTGCTCAGATCTTTGCCCTGACCAGGTTTGGAACCCCCCACTCCGAGCCTGAGTCCCAGATGCCATCAGACTCAGCGCATACCAGACCCTTACTTTGTTCCTCTCTGCTCCCTCACTGCCCCTCAGCCGCTGCCTCATCTGTCCGGCAACCTTGGCTGGGCCACACTTGGTTCTCTCAATTGGGTTCTGACCCGGGTCCGGCCTCCCTGCCTTCAggctccctcctcctgcccctcctagCCAACTGGGCTTCGTGAGGAAGCCCAGGCTTTGAGAGACTTCCAACGACAGATGCCAGCATGTAGAATGGACCCGGGTGCCCAGTCCTGGGTGGAATCCGGATTTCTGTGTGTCCCCCCCTTCTCCATTAATCCCTCAAGACCGTCGGGCCCCTCAGAGGACATCACACGAAACGTCGGATCCTTGTGGACCAGGTTATTTCTAGCCTTCTCTCCCTGCGCAGCAGGGACACTTCCCTCTAACCTGTCACCAGGTCTCAGTGGTCTTAGGAGCAGGCTGCTTTGTTCTGTCCCTGGTTCTGTCCCCCATGCTTCCCCTGTCTTGTGCCCTCTGCCTGTCCCCCTGACTAACTATAAGACCCGTGTGCTCTTTCAAAGCTTCACCCCGACAGAGACCAGCAGCCGTGACGCTGTGGCCGGTCGGGCTCTGTCTGCTCAGAGCACACACCCCCAGCATGGCTGTCTCATGTGACGGTCCTCATCAGAGTTGATTCTGCCTCGTGACACCTTCTTCCCTCAGGTGGAGCTCAGCGGGCACCGGGTGGCGGGGCCGACCGAGGCACCACACGAAGCGGGACTCCACCTGCTAACACTTTTTGCATGTCAGCCAACTCAAGCCCAACTGCTCCCTAAGCCCCCTGCACTCTCAGAGCGTCAGCCCATGGGTCATTCCAGGACAGCGCTGTCTGGCTAGGACAAGCGACGCTCAGTCCCACAGCACCCAGGTCGGAGAACCGATACATGAGAATAAAAGGGAGAAACGCAAAGGAAAGGGGGCTGGCAGCGTGCTTGCGTGCACTCTCGCCAAACTCTGCACGCCCTCCCTGCTTCCCCGCCCCCTCAAGGGTCAGAGAGCTTCACAAAGACAGAGCCTCTCCACCAGGAGTCAGGCCAGCATGTCCCAGGACACGGCTGTCACCTTTGCTGTGGAGCTTTGCCACTTAGGGGCTGACTCGTGAGCCAGCAGCTTGTTTCCCAGAATCCTCTTAGAAACACAGAGTGGCAAGCTCTGAATAGACTGCTGGATGTGAGCTGGGTTTGCAGAAATGTCAGAAGTACCAGACAGCCTTGGTGCTCAGCGCACATGTTTCCATGAAGATGGTTGGGAAAAATGTGGTTTTAGACCAGTTTCCTCACACAGACAACTAACTCTCACCAGTTACGCCCACGGCGGACACGGGGCCCGAGCGCTGACCCCCGTGGAACCCGTACAGGTTCATCTTGTACTTGCGTCCAGGCTCCAGCTCTGTCACGGTCGTCTCCCTCTCCCGGCCCCCGACACGCACCACCTGGGGCCGCCCATCGCTGTCCTTGTACTGGACAGTGAAGGAGTCAAAGTGTCCCTGGGGGACAGTCCAGGAGAGGCTCAGGGAGCGTGGGGAGGAGCCCGTCACGGTCAGCTCTCCCAGGAGCGGCTCCTCGGGCGGCTCTGGGG encodes the following:
- the Tnxb gene encoding tenascin-X isoform X4; translated protein: MPQGPDPDPEQGAVTTQEAPTMTSEPPPEKPRLGELTVTGATPDSLGLSWTVPQGQFDHFLIQYRNGDGQPKVVRVPGHEDQVTIPGLEPDHKYKLNLYGIHSGQRVGPVSAVGVTAAEEEAPSPTEPSTEAPEPPEEPLLGELTVTGSSPRSLSLSWTVPQGHFDSFTVQYKDRDGRPQVVRVGGRERETTVTELEPGRKYKMNLYGLHGGQRAGPVSAVGVTDPEQEVVTTQEAPTMTSEPPPEKPLLGELTVTGATPDSLGLSWTVPQGQFDHFLIQYRNGDGQPKVVRVPGHEDQVTIPGLEPDHKYKLNLYGIHSGQRVGPVSAVGVTAAEEEAPSPTEPSTEAPEPPEEPLLGELTVTGSSPRSLSLSWTVPQGHFDSFTVQYKDSDGRPQVVRVGGRERETTVTELEPGRKYKMNLYGFHGGQRSGPVSAVGVTDPEQGAVTTQEAPTMTSEPPPEKPLLGELTVTGATPDSLDLSWTVPQGQFDHFLIQYRNGDGQPKVVRVPGHEDQVTIPGLEPDHKYKLNLYGIHSGQRVGPVSAVGVTAAEEEPPSPTEPSTEAPEPPEEPLLGELTVTGATPDSLGLSWTVPQGQFDHFLIQYRNGDGQPKVVRVPGHEDQVTIPGLEPDHKYKLNLYGIHSGQRVGPVSAVGVTAAEEEAPSPTEPSTEAPEPPEEPLLGELTVTGSSPRSLSLSWTVSQGHFDSFTVQYKDSDGRPQVVRVGGRERETTVTELEPGRKYKMNLYGLLGGQRAGPVSAVGVTASLTTEPQAEPRLGELAVVEVTSSTARLAWTVAQGPFDSFLVQYRDAQGQPQTVPVSGDLGEVTVSGLDPARKYKFLLFGFREGKRHGPVSADAKTDTKLLPRLGELTVTGATQNSVGLSWTVPEGEFDSFVVQYKDRGGQLQVVSVAADQRDVTIPGLEPNRKYKFLLFGQAGRKRLGPALVEGTTAPLEKPPQPRLGELEVSGERSDALRLSWTVAQGPFDSFLVQYRDRDGQLQTVSVAADQQEAIIEGLQPGRKYKFLLFGFTGGKQLGPVSALGVTAPEEKAPAPDPSEAPEAPHLGVLAVTEATPDSLRLSWAVARGPFDSFVVQYQDTEGQTQALLVDGDQNKVHITGLEPKTSYQFFLYGLREGTRYGPVSAEGTTDTAPAGQASGDPGTRLSNLSVTDVTTSSMRLNWEAPLGAFDSFLLRFGVPSPSLLEPRPRPLLQRELMVPGTRRSAVLRDLRSGTLYSLTLYGLRGPHKADSIQSTARTLSPVLESPRDLQFSEIGETSARATWVPPSSRVDSFKVSYQLADGGEPQSVLVDGRTQTLTLQGLTPDTRYEVTVVSVRGFEESEPLTGFLTTVPDGPTQLRALNLTDGSALLHWKPPQNPVDKYNVQVASPGAPPLQASAPGSAVDYPLTDLALDTNYTATVRGLRGPNFTSPASITFTTGLKPPQDLSAREVTPRTALLTWTEPEVPPTGYLLSFDSPGGQIQEILLPAGTTSHRLLRLLPSTFYSAQLRAIWGESLTPPVSTSFTTGGLRIPFPRDCGEEMQNGASASKTTTIFLNGNRERPLDVFCDMETDGGGWLVFQRRMDGRTDFWRDWEEYAHGFGNISGEFWLGNEALHSLTQAGDYSMRVDLRAGAEAVFAQYDLFQVDSAAENYRLHLEGYHGTAGDSMSYHSGSVFSARDRDPNNLLISCAVSYRGAWWYRNCHYANLNGLYGSTVDHQGVSWYHWKGFEFSVPFTEMKLRPRNFQNPTRGS